A single region of the Colletotrichum destructivum chromosome 12, complete sequence genome encodes:
- a CDS encoding Putative extracellular membrane protein, CFEM, producing MILVRHEWFPVSRLVTPYTMAFARFSILLACSFAFSVFVVVGEDLPYQDIPICAVSILSIRRPWHDTYSQIQIRCMVQEIKHSNCSIPDQTCICNDTFLAGIMRECVMSNCTVKETLVAQNQSMAACGVPLTELDAIHQWLRPMLFVIPTVFIAGRLTNKWMKLSSWGWDDMTIIIAYILSSLFLPAAYFAEKSGVGRDIWALTPDQITNLLFMVLLFGFLYFTCLAFVKSSMLFLYLRIFPDEKFRKVLCLQSANL from the exons ATGATCCTCGTTAGACACGAATGGTTTCCTGTGTCACGATTAGTCACCCCCTACACCATGGCCTTCGCTCGCTTCTCGATTCTCCTTGCTTGCTCTTTCGCTTTTAGCGTTTTCGTCGTCGTAGGGGAAGATCTGCCCTATCAGGACATCCCCATTTGTGCTGTGAGCATACTTTCTATCCGTCGACCGTGGCATGACACTTACTCACAGATACAGATCCGCTGCATGGTCCAGGAGATTAAACACTCTAACTGCTCTATTCCGGACCAAACATGTATTTGCAACGACACTTTTTTAGCAGGAATCATGCGGGAATGCGTTATGAGTAACTGTACAGTCAAGGAAACGCTAG TCGCCCAAAATCAATCGATGGCAGCCTGCGGGGTGCCTTTAACTGAGCTGGACGCAATCCATCAGTGGTTGCGGCCAATGCTTTTCGTCATCCCGACAGTTTTCATCGCAGGGCGGTTAACCAACAAGTGGATGAAGCTTTCATCCTGGGGCTGGGACGACATGACGATCATTATTGCATAC ATATTGAgttctctttttcttccgGCGGCTTACTTCG CGGAAAAGTCTGGCGTGGGAAGAGATATTTGGGCTCTTACTCCAGACCAAATCACAAACCTCCTCTTT ATGGTGCTTCTGTTTGGATTTCTATATTTTACCTGTCTGGCTTTTGTAAAATCTTCGATGCTCTTTTTATACCTTCGAATTTTCCCTGACGAAAAGTTTCGTAAGGTATTATG CTTGCAATCTGCCAACCTTTGA